The sequence GTCCACGATGGAAGTTGGGTTCGCTGTGGGGGTACGGCTGGTAAACCGGCAGGGAAGGGGTGCGGGCCCTGCGCGGGCGTTGGTTAACAGGCGAAATTGTACCCCCAACCGGCGATGAAGGGGCGCGAAAAGGCCGTTTTGCGGGCCTTTGGTGGAACTGCAGACAGGTTGGCCGGGCGCGGCCGCCGGCTAGAAACCGAGGGCGCGAAGTTCGGTGCAATTGCGCGAACGCTCCCAGACCCGCTGCAAACCGTCGTCCAACGGCCGTGAACGTGCCGGGCTTTCCAGTCCGGCCTCGCCCTCGAAGCGGTGGCCGCTCAGACGAAAGTAGTAGTCCCCGGCATCGTTGAGCTGACACGCCGAGGCGATGGCGCGGTCCACCGGGTCGCGGACCTCGCGGATGCGGAACACACTCGGCAGCCGCTGGGTCAGTGCCAGTACCGGGCTGCCCTCCTGCTGGACGTGGGCTGCGTCATGGACCAGCACGAAGGCCTGCTTGTCGTGGCGGGCGGTGGCGAAGCGGCGCAGGGCTTCCTGGGCCTCGGGGGCATCCAGCACGCCAGGGTCCAGCCGCCGGCTGTGGATGAACAACCGGCGCCGGGCGCGATGGATGATCGCCGTGGTGATGGCTACGGCTTCCTCGATCCGGTCGATGGTGGCCGCCCCGCCGAGCAGGCGGCGCATGCCGACATGGGCGATGCCGGCTTCCTCGAATACCTCGCTCTCGGGCAGGAAGCCCTGGCGGGCGTAAAAAGCGCGCGCGGGCAGCTGGGCGTGCAGGTGTACCGCGTGCAGGCCGCGGGAGCGGGCCTGGTCGATCAGCGCCAGCAGCAGGGCCTCGCCCACGCCGCGGTTGCGCCAGTCGGCCAGTACCGCCATGCGCCCGATGCGGCCATCCGGCACGAGTCGCCCGGTCCCGATCGGCTGGCCGGCACCGTCGGTGGCCAGCACGTGGACGCTGAGCGGGTCCAGCGCATCGGTTTCCAGTTCGGCCGGGACGTTCTGCTCCTGGACGAACACGCGGTGACGGACCGCGTGCAGGTCATGCCGGCACGCGGCGTAGTCGGCGACGCTGACCCGGAAACCGGCACCCATGGCTCAGGCCTGTCGGGCGGTGTCGTCACCGCCGGTTCCGGCTTCCTCGTCGTCCTCGTCCTCGTCGAAGCCAACCACCACCTCGATGCCATCGTCGTGGACGTTGACCTCGCGCACGTCGGCATCGGCAGTGGTGTCGTCCTGGGTCAGAACCTCATCGACGGCGGCAATGACCTCGTCCCCGGCGTCATCTTCTTCGTCGAAGTCGGATTCTTCTTCGGCGAAGTCCGGGTCCATGAGCTGGTAATGGCCGCTGCCCACCAGGTCGTACAGGGCATCACGGCCCTTGGCGCCGAGCTTGCTCCATGCGCGGGCGTCGACCAGCTCGGCGCCGGCCAGGGCCTGGGCGTCCTTCACCGAAAGCGGGTATTCCAGGCCGCTGCAGTAAAGGGTTGCGCCCTTGGTTGCGCGGCGCCAGGCGGTGCGGGCCCACGGGTGGCGTTCGAGCAGCATGCCGGCCTGAAGCGCGGCTTCCAGGTGCTGGCGCGGCACCGGCTCGCCGCGGGCGACGATGTCGCCGGCTGCGCGGTAGGTGGTGATGAAGCGGCCGAACCAGTCGCCGAGGCGATCCGGATCGTTCATGCGCAGGGCGTTGAGCGCGGCGATGACGCGCTTCATCGAGGTGGCGTCGATCTCGTTCGGGTCTTCCGGCACCTTCAGGTCCGGATCCTGGTAGCGGATCGACTCTTCGGCGTCGGCCACCAGCGTGTCCAGCCAGTCGCTGATCAGCTCGGCCGAGGACGGGGCGCGCATGCCGAAGGAGAAGGTCAGGCACGGATCCACGGCCACGCCGTCATGCGGCACGTTCGGCGGCAGGTACAGCATGTCGCCCGGGGCCAGCACCCAGTCGTGGCTGGCCTTGAACTTCCTCAGCAGCTTGAGCTCGACGCCCTCGCGGAAATCCAGCGGCGGACGCTTGCCCCTGGTCGACTCGCTGGCATCGATCTTCCAGCGGCGGTGGCCATGGGCCTGCAGCAGGAATACGTCGTACTGGTCCACGTGCGGGCCGACGCCGCCACCGGTGGCGGCAAAGCTGATCATCACGTCGTCCATGCGCCAGCGCGGCAGGAAGTCGAAGGCCGGCAGCAGCGCGCGCACGTCCGGGTCCCACTTGTCCACGTCCTGCACCAGCAGGGTCCAGTCGTGGTCCGGCATGCCCGGGAAATCCTCTTCCTGGAACGGGCCGGTACGCACGCTCCAGTGGTCGGCGGCGCGATCGTAGGAGATCAGCCGCGCCAGTGCGCCTTCCTCGCAGGCCAGGCCGGCCAGGTCTTCGGGCATCAACGGGGTTTCGAAGTCCGGG is a genomic window of Stenotrophomonas sp. Marseille-Q4652 containing:
- a CDS encoding GNAT family N-acetyltransferase, which produces MGAGFRVSVADYAACRHDLHAVRHRVFVQEQNVPAELETDALDPLSVHVLATDGAGQPIGTGRLVPDGRIGRMAVLADWRNRGVGEALLLALIDQARSRGLHAVHLHAQLPARAFYARQGFLPESEVFEEAGIAHVGMRRLLGGAATIDRIEEAVAITTAIIHRARRRLFIHSRRLDPGVLDAPEAQEALRRFATARHDKQAFVLVHDAAHVQQEGSPVLALTQRLPSVFRIREVRDPVDRAIASACQLNDAGDYYFRLSGHRFEGEAGLESPARSRPLDDGLQRVWERSRNCTELRALGF
- a CDS encoding cupin domain-containing protein, whose product is MAARKQKTYPIEVQARPGLPLGMPAATFLRDYWQKRPLLIRNAFPDFETPLMPEDLAGLACEEGALARLISYDRAADHWSVRTGPFQEEDFPGMPDHDWTLLVQDVDKWDPDVRALLPAFDFLPRWRMDDVMISFAATGGGVGPHVDQYDVFLLQAHGHRRWKIDASESTRGKRPPLDFREGVELKLLRKFKASHDWVLAPGDMLYLPPNVPHDGVAVDPCLTFSFGMRAPSSAELISDWLDTLVADAEESIRYQDPDLKVPEDPNEIDATSMKRVIAALNALRMNDPDRLGDWFGRFITTYRAAGDIVARGEPVPRQHLEAALQAGMLLERHPWARTAWRRATKGATLYCSGLEYPLSVKDAQALAGAELVDARAWSKLGAKGRDALYDLVGSGHYQLMDPDFAEEESDFDEEDDAGDEVIAAVDEVLTQDDTTADADVREVNVHDDGIEVVVGFDEDEDDEEAGTGGDDTARQA